The following coding sequences are from one Candidatus Paceibacterota bacterium window:
- a CDS encoding PTS sugar transporter subunit IIA translates to MPYRTYGLDEVARYLHLSGADIERLVKDKHIPFERHGERLVFRKVDIDSWASQRILGLEGRPLADYHQRSSRGTRQIVPNEAIMPDMIQPGFIEPAMTAKTKASVLRQMVALAEKTGRVCDPQTLLEGLQAREELCSTGIPGGLALLHSRNPESYLFEASFLALGRTIQQIPFGAPDGQPTDLFFLIGCPDDRMHLHTLARLCLMAQKTDLLADLRQVTDADAMCQSILAAEQAVLANRKPLADSSDPPA, encoded by the coding sequence ATGCCTTACCGGACCTACGGCCTTGACGAGGTGGCTCGTTATCTGCACCTGAGCGGTGCCGACATCGAGCGGTTGGTAAAAGACAAGCATATCCCCTTCGAGCGGCACGGCGAACGGCTGGTGTTCCGCAAGGTGGATATTGATTCGTGGGCCTCGCAACGCATCCTCGGCTTGGAAGGCCGGCCCCTGGCCGATTACCACCAGCGATCCTCCCGCGGCACCCGGCAGATCGTCCCAAACGAGGCCATCATGCCGGACATGATCCAGCCCGGGTTCATCGAGCCGGCCATGACAGCCAAGACCAAAGCGTCCGTGCTGCGCCAAATGGTGGCTCTGGCCGAGAAGACCGGGCGCGTCTGCGATCCGCAAACGCTGTTGGAGGGTTTGCAGGCGCGAGAGGAGTTGTGCTCAACCGGCATCCCGGGCGGTCTGGCCCTGCTGCATTCACGCAATCCGGAGTCCTATCTGTTTGAAGCCTCTTTTCTGGCCCTGGGCCGGACCATCCAGCAGATCCCGTTCGGCGCGCCGGACGGTCAGCCGACCGACCTCTTCTTCCTGATCGGCTGTCCGGATGACCGAATGCATCTGCACACGCTGGCTCGCTTGTGCCTGATGGCGCAGAAGACGGACTTGCTTGCCGACCTTCGGCAAGTGACTGATGCCGACGCCATGTGCCAGAGCATTCTCGCCGCAGAACAGGCCGTCCTGGCCAATCGGAAGCCCCTGGCGGACTCATCTGATCCTCCAGCCTGA
- a CDS encoding TIM barrel protein, with the protein MADNCFHPSIEGAQHGAKSLAQFLEYAKRSGAAGAQPSNFMLQSGTGFKSAKEIKDAFAKAKLSLDGVSAHCPFWVHTTAWTGSPTVRPFIPGDVAKKSPAEIEKWAEDYILRLLDLCAELGVKIVPMFWGVAFGWELATGYPWGFWKGGDYDFLKEGQERFVKKTAKIRKQAKSLGIFLAHEIHPGTAAMCADDFNMLVEICSGDKCLTVNADPSHCWEGEDWETRFLKVAPRIYACHVKNFVIRPGLPLRMMEAGWQKRAMQFVDIPTGDLNMMRYVELLIHTGYPQRYCQVMGTKSAPLIVEAESAYRDLDATSANGIQYVRDNLCFPLAAGSFEDGMGA; encoded by the coding sequence ATGGCAGACAATTGTTTTCATCCCAGCATCGAAGGAGCGCAGCACGGAGCCAAGAGTCTTGCGCAGTTCCTTGAATACGCGAAGAGGTCGGGCGCCGCCGGGGCGCAGCCGTCCAATTTCATGCTCCAGAGCGGCACCGGCTTCAAGAGCGCGAAGGAGATCAAAGACGCGTTTGCCAAGGCCAAGCTGAGCCTGGACGGTGTCTCCGCGCACTGCCCGTTCTGGGTGCACACAACCGCCTGGACTGGCAGCCCAACCGTCCGGCCATTCATCCCGGGCGACGTGGCGAAAAAGTCGCCCGCGGAGATTGAGAAGTGGGCGGAGGATTACATCCTGCGGCTGCTGGATTTGTGCGCTGAGCTGGGCGTCAAGATCGTGCCGATGTTCTGGGGCGTGGCGTTTGGGTGGGAGCTGGCGACGGGCTACCCGTGGGGATTCTGGAAAGGCGGCGACTACGACTTCCTCAAAGAAGGACAAGAGCGCTTTGTCAAGAAGACCGCCAAGATCCGCAAGCAGGCCAAGTCACTAGGCATCTTCCTGGCCCACGAAATCCACCCCGGCACGGCGGCGATGTGCGCGGATGACTTCAACATGCTGGTGGAGATTTGCAGCGGGGACAAATGCCTCACGGTCAACGCCGACCCGTCTCACTGCTGGGAGGGGGAGGATTGGGAGACTCGATTCCTGAAGGTGGCGCCGCGCATCTACGCCTGCCACGTGAAGAACTTCGTCATCCGCCCGGGCCTGCCACTGCGCATGATGGAGGCGGGCTGGCAAAAGCGCGCGATGCAGTTTGTGGACATCCCCACGGGCGACCTCAACATGATGCGCTATGTGGAGCTGCTGATCCATACCGGCTATCCCCAGCGCTACTGCCAGGTGATGGGCACCAAGTCCGCGCCGCTGATTGTCGAGGCCGAGAGCGCCTACCGCGATTTGGACGCTACCAGCGCCAACGGCATCCAATACGTGCGCGACAACCTCTGCTTTCCGCTGGCTGCCGGCTCGTTCGAGGACGGCATGGGCGCGTAG
- a CDS encoding metallophosphoesterase family protein, with protein sequence MKARKLAKPRNCGRVFAGLLKVAACLNLCVATPALSLGAPAIAGSVYSIVTNPGEDAATQMNIGWHADLGATNCFVTYAKKSDTNWAHAATVNGTCERCDIFNGVYSKTGSGADFNEDAVFLDYGAMLTGLERDTEYMYKIGIEGGVSSPVHYFKTAGAAEFSFLWIGDFHAYPPLSGRLNNAVKVIDAALANDPGVDFIFSTGDVVAWGGSYSFWRLLYEQDFIKNYMFANVLGNHDAMTRTGSTSSAYFKVANNFPGNGYPGQEGVCYWFTYGNVLFITLNNEVMSNRPSEQTIARNWAADVIRRLKGKYRHIFLCEHYQWFDGRAGKTSWYANWKDFCDEYGIALALAGNNHVYQRTHPLYQDKVVADGKGTVYMVVPSSDGDRGVKAGTLTYNAEKLAFTYSRQASSSNAQVKTIGCVLVKVHAEGITTRLVYLDEDAAVHVADEHTTLALPAR encoded by the coding sequence ATGAAAGCGCGTAAGTTGGCCAAGCCGAGAAACTGCGGCAGAGTTTTCGCCGGACTGCTCAAAGTTGCAGCCTGCCTGAACTTATGCGTCGCCACACCCGCACTCAGCCTGGGGGCGCCGGCAATAGCCGGTAGCGTGTATTCGATTGTCACGAATCCGGGCGAGGACGCCGCAACCCAAATGAATATCGGCTGGCACGCAGATTTGGGAGCCACCAACTGCTTTGTCACCTATGCGAAGAAGTCCGATACCAACTGGGCGCACGCCGCGACCGTGAACGGAACTTGCGAGCGTTGCGATATTTTCAACGGCGTGTATTCGAAGACCGGCTCCGGCGCGGATTTTAACGAAGACGCGGTCTTCCTGGATTACGGAGCAATGTTAACCGGCCTGGAGCGGGATACCGAATACATGTATAAGATCGGCATTGAGGGCGGTGTTAGCAGCCCAGTCCACTATTTCAAAACCGCCGGCGCGGCAGAATTCAGCTTTCTGTGGATCGGCGATTTTCACGCCTATCCCCCACTTTCCGGACGCCTGAACAACGCCGTGAAAGTAATTGACGCAGCGCTGGCGAATGACCCGGGTGTGGACTTCATTTTCTCGACCGGCGACGTGGTGGCCTGGGGTGGCAGTTACTCGTTCTGGAGGCTCTTATACGAGCAGGATTTCATCAAGAACTACATGTTCGCCAACGTCCTGGGCAACCATGACGCCATGACCCGGACCGGTTCCACCAGTTCGGCTTACTTCAAGGTGGCCAACAACTTCCCGGGCAACGGCTACCCCGGCCAGGAGGGAGTGTGCTACTGGTTCACATATGGCAACGTCCTGTTCATCACGCTCAACAACGAGGTCATGTCCAACCGTCCCAGCGAGCAGACGATTGCGAGAAACTGGGCAGCCGACGTGATCCGGCGGCTCAAAGGGAAGTACCGGCATATCTTCCTTTGCGAACACTATCAGTGGTTTGACGGCCGGGCGGGCAAGACCAGCTGGTATGCGAACTGGAAGGACTTCTGCGACGAATATGGAATTGCCCTCGCGTTGGCGGGTAATAACCACGTCTATCAACGAACCCATCCTCTGTATCAGGACAAAGTCGTGGCGGACGGGAAGGGGACGGTGTATATGGTGGTGCCGTCCTCGGACGGTGATCGCGGAGTGAAGGCGGGCACGCTCACATACAATGCCGAGAAGCTTGCCTTTACCTATTCCAGGCAAGCCAGTTCCAGCAATGCGCAGGTTAAAACCATCGGGTGCGTTTTAGTAAAGGTCCATGCCGAGGGAATTACGACGAGGCTGGTCTATCTGGACGAGGACGCAGCCGTTCATGTCGCGGATGAGCATACCACCCTCGCCTTGCCGGCGCGGTAG
- a CDS encoding ferritin, whose amino-acid sequence MKLSSKLEKVLNDQINLEFSSAYAYLGMAAYFERTPFTGFGKWMRVQSKEELDHANRFFKYVVERGGKVGLQSIAEPKCDYRSPLDAFKASLGHEQKVSAAIYAIYELAAAEKDYATLSFLKWFLDEQVEEERNVSDLLTKLELAGDHRGALYQIDREAGRRAEEDKD is encoded by the coding sequence ATGAAACTATCCAGCAAGCTAGAAAAGGTTCTGAACGACCAAATCAACCTCGAATTCTCCTCCGCTTACGCCTACCTGGGCATGGCGGCGTATTTCGAGCGCACCCCCTTCACCGGCTTCGGCAAATGGATGAGAGTCCAGAGCAAGGAGGAATTGGATCACGCCAACCGCTTCTTCAAGTATGTGGTGGAACGGGGCGGCAAAGTAGGTTTACAAAGCATCGCCGAGCCCAAGTGCGATTACAGGTCGCCCCTGGACGCCTTCAAGGCCAGCCTGGGCCACGAACAGAAGGTTTCGGCCGCGATCTACGCCATATACGAACTGGCGGCCGCGGAGAAAGACTATGCCACTCTGTCATTCCTTAAGTGGTTCCTCGATGAGCAGGTCGAGGAGGAACGGAACGTCAGCGATCTCCTTACCAAACTCGAACTGGCCGGCGATCACCGCGGCGCCCTTTACCAAATAGACCGCGAGGCGGGACGCCGGGCCGAAGAAGACAAGGATTAG
- a CDS encoding glycosyltransferase family 2 protein, whose product MANKTSHDSPPAHARPLSLLSVVIPACDEEGCICSTVEHLHLELRLHNVPHELLVVDDGSADRTWELLTDLQAKVPELTPVKNEGPHGFGRAIICGLNHMKGDAVVIMMADESDDCRDVVRYWQELNRGWDCVFGSRFLKGGGVIDYPKIKLFINRLANFFLKALFAIRLNDTTNAFKAYRREVIEGCRPLIAPHFNLTVELPLKAIVRGFSWTVIPITWRNRRTGVAKLKLREMGSRYLFICLYVWLEKYFSRGDYRKAR is encoded by the coding sequence ATGGCCAACAAGACGTCACACGATTCCCCTCCGGCCCACGCGCGCCCGCTTTCATTGCTTTCGGTCGTCATACCCGCGTGCGATGAGGAGGGATGCATCTGTTCAACCGTCGAGCATCTCCACCTTGAACTGCGGCTCCATAACGTGCCGCATGAACTTCTCGTGGTGGACGATGGCAGCGCGGACAGAACCTGGGAACTGCTCACTGATCTCCAGGCCAAAGTCCCCGAACTGACGCCGGTAAAGAACGAGGGACCGCACGGCTTTGGCCGGGCGATCATCTGCGGGTTGAACCACATGAAGGGCGACGCAGTGGTCATCATGATGGCCGATGAATCGGACGATTGCCGGGACGTCGTGCGCTACTGGCAGGAGTTGAACCGGGGCTGGGACTGCGTTTTTGGGAGCCGCTTCCTGAAGGGGGGCGGGGTGATTGACTACCCGAAGATCAAGCTCTTCATCAATCGTTTGGCGAACTTCTTTCTCAAGGCCCTCTTTGCCATCCGCCTCAATGACACGACCAACGCCTTCAAGGCCTACCGGCGCGAGGTCATCGAGGGGTGCCGCCCGCTCATCGCGCCGCACTTCAACCTGACCGTCGAATTGCCGCTCAAGGCGATCGTCCGGGGATTTTCCTGGACGGTCATCCCCATCACCTGGCGCAACCGGCGCACGGGCGTGGCCAAGCTTAAGCTCCGGGAGATGGGCAGCCGATATCTGTTCATCTGCCTCTACGTCTGGCTCGAGAAGTACTTTAGCCGCGGTGACTACAGAAAAGCACGATGA